In one Rhodococcus sp. B50 genomic region, the following are encoded:
- a CDS encoding DNA polymerase III subunit delta', protein MPGVFDRLVGQRDVETELVAAAVAARRGDTGSAMTHSWLFTGPPGSGRSVAALCFAAALQCIDEETPGCGRCHACTTTMAGTHGDVRRVVPEGLTISVKSMRDIVQVASRRPSTGRWQVVVIEDADRLTEGAANALLKVVEEPPQRTVFLLCAPSVDPEDISVTLRSRCRHVGLVTPSVDAIARVLEATDDIDPKTAQWAASVSAGHVGRARRLAVDEGARDNRARALAVAGAVLRPATTYAAADELGRSAETEAKEISAERDERETEELKTALGAGGTGKGAAGALRGSAGVLKELERTQKSRKTRTERDIMDRALIDLAGLYRDALVHAFGSRVTLNHPDMADRAADLASRTRPEALLECIEAILDCREALAQNVKPRFALAALAARLSGAFR, encoded by the coding sequence ATGCCCGGGGTCTTCGATCGTCTCGTCGGTCAACGTGATGTCGAGACCGAACTCGTCGCTGCCGCGGTCGCAGCCCGTCGTGGCGACACCGGGTCGGCGATGACCCACTCGTGGCTGTTCACCGGACCTCCCGGATCCGGTCGCTCCGTCGCGGCGCTGTGCTTCGCTGCCGCGCTGCAGTGCATCGACGAGGAGACTCCCGGTTGCGGGCGATGCCACGCATGCACCACCACGATGGCCGGCACGCACGGTGACGTGCGGCGGGTCGTGCCCGAGGGACTGACGATCAGCGTCAAGTCGATGCGCGACATCGTGCAGGTCGCGTCGCGGCGCCCCAGCACGGGGCGATGGCAGGTCGTGGTGATCGAGGATGCCGACCGTCTCACCGAGGGGGCCGCGAACGCATTGCTGAAGGTGGTCGAGGAGCCACCGCAGCGAACGGTCTTCCTGCTGTGCGCGCCGTCGGTCGATCCCGAGGACATCTCAGTGACCCTGCGTTCCCGCTGCCGCCACGTCGGGTTGGTGACGCCCAGCGTCGACGCCATCGCACGTGTTCTCGAAGCCACCGACGATATCGATCCGAAGACGGCGCAGTGGGCCGCATCCGTCAGCGCGGGGCACGTGGGGCGAGCTCGGCGACTCGCCGTCGACGAGGGTGCCCGCGACAACCGGGCACGTGCCCTCGCTGTCGCGGGTGCGGTCCTCCGGCCTGCCACCACCTACGCCGCGGCCGACGAGCTCGGCCGCAGTGCCGAGACCGAGGCGAAGGAGATCAGCGCCGAGCGCGACGAGCGTGAGACGGAAGAGCTGAAGACAGCGCTCGGTGCCGGCGGTACCGGCAAGGGGGCCGCGGGTGCGCTTCGCGGTTCGGCCGGGGTGCTCAAGGAACTCGAACGCACCCAGAAGTCGCGGAAGACGCGCACCGAACGCGACATCATGGATCGGGCACTCATCGATCTCGCCGGCCTGTACCGGGACGCGCTGGTGCATGCCTTCGGATCACGGGTCACGCTCAACCACCCGGACATGGCGGATCGCGCGGCCGACCTCGCGTCGAGAACCCGGCCGGAAGCGCTGCTCGAGTGCATCGAGGCCATCCTCGACTGCCGGGAAGCGCTCGCTCAGAACGTCAAACCCCGGTTCGCGCTCGCGGCGCTCGCGGCCAGGCTGAGTGGAGCATTCCGGTAA
- a CDS encoding MlaE family ABC transporter permease, producing the protein MRTTATKEIGEWARGYLRRHPVAALETVGGQCVLGIRALRYLILDIITLRFPFAEFVRQAAFMASASALPTMFVAIPIGVTLSIQFGLLAGQVGATSLAGAASGLAVIKQGAPMVAALLMASAAGSAVCADLGSRKIRDEIDAMEVMGLSVVRRLVVPRLVAAVVVGLALTGLVCFVGFLSGYIFNTFVMNGTPGSFVTTFASFATIGDFVLTMIKAAVFGAIVAIVACHKGLSTRGGPAGVADSVNATVVASILLLMIVNVAFTQLYVLLFPKTGF; encoded by the coding sequence ATGCGCACGACGGCCACGAAGGAGATCGGCGAATGGGCGCGCGGATACCTCCGGCGTCATCCGGTCGCCGCGCTCGAAACCGTCGGCGGTCAGTGTGTTCTGGGCATCCGTGCCCTCCGGTACCTGATCCTCGACATCATCACCCTGCGGTTCCCGTTCGCGGAGTTCGTCCGTCAGGCGGCGTTCATGGCCTCGGCGTCCGCGCTGCCCACGATGTTCGTCGCGATACCGATCGGGGTGACCTTGTCGATCCAGTTCGGTCTGCTCGCAGGCCAGGTCGGCGCCACATCCCTGGCCGGCGCGGCCAGCGGCCTCGCGGTGATCAAGCAGGGTGCGCCGATGGTCGCGGCCCTGCTGATGGCGTCGGCGGCCGGTTCTGCCGTATGCGCCGACCTCGGTTCCCGCAAGATCCGCGACGAGATCGACGCCATGGAGGTGATGGGCCTGTCGGTGGTCCGGCGCCTCGTGGTGCCGCGCCTGGTCGCCGCCGTAGTGGTCGGTCTCGCCCTCACCGGTCTGGTCTGCTTCGTCGGATTCCTGTCCGGCTACATCTTCAACACCTTCGTAATGAACGGAACCCCAGGTAGTTTCGTGACGACCTTCGCGTCGTTCGCGACGATCGGCGACTTCGTCCTGACCATGATCAAGGCGGCGGTCTTCGGTGCGATCGTCGCGATCGTCGCCTGCCACAAGGGCCTGTCGACACGCGGTGGACCGGCGGGCGTCGCCGATTCGGTCAACGCGACCGTCGTCGCGTCCATCCTGCTGCTCATGATCGTCAACGTCGCCTTCACGCAGCTGTACGTGCTGCTGTTCCCGAAGACGGGATTCTGA
- a CDS encoding VOC family protein, translated as MTIHFSAVGLVVTDLDRSFACYRVLGLDLPVEAPEVPHFEVTLPGGLRLMWDTVESVRSFDPKFEPSSGSGAALAFDCGSASAVDETHVALIDAGCTSTKAPWDAFWGQRYASVLDPDGHTLDLFAALPG; from the coding sequence ATGACCATTCACTTCTCCGCGGTGGGACTCGTCGTCACCGACCTCGATCGGTCCTTCGCGTGTTATCGCGTGCTCGGCCTCGACCTGCCCGTCGAAGCACCCGAGGTGCCGCACTTCGAGGTCACGCTCCCCGGTGGACTGCGCCTGATGTGGGACACGGTCGAGTCCGTCCGCAGCTTCGACCCGAAGTTCGAACCTTCGTCCGGAAGCGGGGCTGCTCTGGCCTTCGACTGCGGCTCCGCGAGCGCGGTCGACGAGACGCACGTGGCATTGATCGACGCCGGGTGCACCTCGACGAAGGCCCCGTGGGACGCGTTCTGGGGACAGCGCTACGCGAGCGTGCTCGACCCCGACGGCCACACCCTCGACCTGTTCGCCGCACTTCCGGGGTGA
- a CDS encoding cytochrome P450 — translation MNDFDSKDFFTDPSFIPDPHPYFDHLRSECPVRFTGPRDVVAVTGFEECLAVLRDTSTYSNINAATGPFPGMPFEPEGDDISEQIERHRPEIPLNEHLVTMDPPQHTRVRRLLGGLFTPRRLAENEDFMWRLADRLIDTFHESGKVELLHGYAQPFALLTIADLLGVPEEDHAAFIAHLSTQTPGAMAEDGALGTNPLEFLDSKFSAYIEDRRTTPRKDVLSILAGSTYADGGTPDVVDLVRLATFLFGAGQDTTARLITAAFRLIAENPDLQKQLREDRSLIPQFVEEALRLEGPVKSDFRLTRKKTSLAGVEIPAGTTVMVSLPAGNRDPRRFTDPHEFRIDRENSREHIAFGRGVHSCPGGPLARVEARVTVERLLDRLGDIRISEEKHGPTDDRHFTYEPTYILRGLTEIHLEFTPVTVTEGSAHAR, via the coding sequence GTGAACGACTTCGACTCGAAGGATTTCTTCACGGATCCGTCCTTCATTCCCGATCCACATCCCTACTTCGATCACCTGCGCTCGGAATGCCCGGTGCGCTTCACCGGCCCCCGCGACGTGGTCGCAGTGACGGGATTCGAGGAATGTCTTGCTGTACTGAGAGATACATCGACCTACTCGAACATCAACGCGGCGACGGGTCCGTTCCCCGGCATGCCCTTCGAACCCGAAGGGGACGACATCAGCGAACAAATCGAACGCCACCGGCCCGAGATCCCCCTCAACGAACACCTCGTAACGATGGATCCACCCCAGCACACCCGCGTCCGTCGACTGCTCGGCGGATTGTTCACCCCGCGACGACTCGCCGAGAACGAGGACTTCATGTGGCGCCTCGCGGACCGGCTGATCGACACCTTCCACGAGTCCGGGAAGGTCGAGCTGCTCCACGGGTACGCGCAGCCGTTCGCGCTACTCACCATCGCCGATCTCCTCGGTGTACCGGAGGAGGACCACGCCGCCTTCATCGCCCACCTGTCGACTCAGACACCCGGCGCGATGGCCGAGGACGGCGCCCTCGGCACCAACCCCCTCGAGTTCCTGGATTCGAAGTTCTCGGCGTACATCGAGGACAGGCGCACCACGCCGCGGAAGGACGTGCTGTCGATCCTCGCCGGATCGACGTACGCGGACGGCGGCACTCCCGATGTCGTCGATCTCGTCCGGCTCGCCACCTTCCTGTTCGGTGCCGGGCAGGACACCACCGCACGCCTGATCACAGCGGCCTTCCGGCTCATCGCCGAGAATCCCGATCTGCAGAAGCAACTTCGCGAGGATCGCAGTCTGATACCGCAGTTCGTGGAGGAGGCGCTCCGGCTCGAAGGACCGGTGAAGAGCGATTTCCGCTTGACCAGGAAGAAGACGAGTCTCGCCGGCGTCGAAATACCGGCCGGCACCACCGTCATGGTCTCGCTACCGGCAGGCAACCGGGATCCCCGCAGATTCACCGATCCCCACGAATTCCGGATAGACCGGGAGAACTCCCGCGAACACATCGCGTTCGGACGCGGTGTCCACTCCTGCCCCGGTGGTCCGCTGGCCAGAGTGGAAGCACGCGTCACCGTCGAGCGACTGCTGGATCGGCTCGGCGACATCCGGATCTCGGAAGAGAAGCACGGACCCACCGACGACCGGCACTTCACCTACGAGCCGACCTACATCCTCCGCGGACTCACCGAGATCCATCTCGAGTTCACCCCCGTCACCGTCACGGAAGGAAGCGCCCATGCCCGCTGA
- a CDS encoding TetR/AcrR family transcriptional regulator, with protein MTSSRRIGAPDAKNRTVLLDAAEQLMLEKGYAAVTSRRVAERAGLKPQLVHYYFRTMDDLFLEMFRRRAEEGLAIQAEVVKSPSPLRALWEFSTDPAAVAVTMEFIALARHRDALRSEIARYSELFRIGQRDAARAALARSGYELSRVPPVVLSVLMTSISRVIVMEESLGLTEGHAETYELVEWCLSMLEGGAAPGGVEGALRRDDLR; from the coding sequence ATGACGTCGTCGAGGCGGATCGGTGCGCCGGATGCGAAGAATCGGACGGTTCTGCTCGATGCGGCCGAGCAGTTGATGCTCGAAAAAGGCTATGCCGCCGTCACTTCGAGGCGTGTGGCCGAACGTGCCGGTCTCAAGCCGCAACTGGTCCACTACTACTTTCGAACCATGGACGATCTCTTCCTCGAGATGTTCCGCCGGCGCGCGGAAGAGGGTCTGGCGATCCAGGCCGAGGTGGTGAAGTCCCCCAGTCCCCTTCGGGCCCTCTGGGAGTTCAGCACCGATCCGGCGGCGGTGGCCGTGACGATGGAGTTCATCGCCTTGGCCCGTCATCGTGACGCCCTCCGTTCCGAGATCGCGCGCTACTCCGAGCTCTTTCGTATCGGACAGCGGGACGCAGCGCGTGCCGCTCTCGCACGGTCCGGATACGAACTCTCCCGGGTTCCGCCGGTGGTGCTGTCGGTGCTGATGACGAGCATCTCGCGAGTGATCGTGATGGAGGAGTCCCTCGGCCTCACGGAGGGGCACGCCGAGACCTACGAACTCGTCGAATGGTGTCTGTCGATGCTCGAGGGTGGCGCTGCTCCCGGCGGTGTCGAAGGCGCTCTAAGGCGCGATGACCTGCGGTGA
- a CDS encoding MlaD family protein, whose product MSVLLESDVGRATPTRLFVAGAVALLLGVLGIGAVVAKADGRFTRTVEVDALLSDIGDGLPARSDVKFRGVLVGEVGEVVRPDETSSLIVKMSLKPEHARSIPRSVTARVVPSNVFAVSSVQLVDNGPAPALAAGVTIPQDTSLATVQLQTALTKLRDITAATARVDTRHTLGILATVAEATDRRGADIVSAGEKLDRMVRELGAVLTPDGGPSTLVALSDAVRGLQESAPDLLDAVNHAVVPMRTLAEKRAEFGTFLASSATTLDSVAAGFENRTEQVIGVTTALTPVLGVMADGADEFPRITTRMRRISDKWFESFWPHGAPRGMGKFIFQFTPHRMYTRADCPRYGELAGPSCASAPETGAPPVSSLNTGAPDAGTSNTGTRVLSSVPSGGNVGSIGSDEEKKLLGALLGGDPSAAAEVLLGPVARGALISVLPDDEGGPR is encoded by the coding sequence ATGTCCGTCCTGCTCGAGAGCGACGTCGGACGGGCGACCCCCACCCGGCTGTTCGTCGCGGGTGCGGTGGCGTTGCTCCTCGGTGTCCTCGGAATAGGAGCTGTTGTGGCGAAGGCCGACGGCAGATTCACCCGCACGGTCGAGGTGGACGCGTTGCTCTCGGATATCGGTGACGGACTTCCCGCACGCTCGGACGTGAAGTTCCGAGGTGTACTGGTGGGTGAGGTCGGCGAGGTGGTCCGCCCGGACGAGACGTCCTCGCTCATCGTGAAGATGTCGTTGAAACCGGAGCATGCCCGGTCGATCCCGAGAAGTGTGACGGCGCGGGTCGTACCGAGCAACGTGTTCGCGGTGTCGTCCGTGCAACTCGTCGACAACGGACCGGCGCCCGCTCTGGCTGCCGGTGTGACGATTCCGCAGGACACGAGCCTCGCGACCGTCCAGCTGCAGACCGCGCTGACGAAACTTCGGGACATCACCGCGGCGACCGCCCGCGTCGACACCCGGCACACCCTCGGCATCCTCGCCACCGTGGCCGAGGCGACCGATCGCCGCGGTGCCGACATCGTCTCGGCCGGAGAGAAACTCGACAGGATGGTCCGTGAGCTCGGAGCCGTCCTCACCCCCGACGGAGGTCCGTCGACGCTGGTCGCGCTGTCCGATGCCGTGCGCGGACTGCAGGAATCCGCACCGGATCTGCTCGATGCCGTGAACCACGCGGTGGTACCCATGCGGACCCTGGCGGAGAAACGGGCCGAGTTCGGGACGTTCCTGGCGTCGAGCGCCACCACGCTGGACAGCGTGGCGGCCGGTTTCGAGAACCGCACCGAACAGGTCATCGGGGTGACGACCGCCCTCACCCCGGTGCTGGGTGTCATGGCGGACGGAGCCGACGAATTCCCGCGCATCACCACGCGGATGCGTCGTATCTCCGACAAGTGGTTCGAGAGCTTCTGGCCGCACGGTGCGCCTCGCGGGATGGGCAAGTTCATCTTCCAGTTCACGCCGCACCGGATGTACACGCGTGCCGACTGCCCCCGCTACGGTGAGCTGGCGGGCCCGAGCTGCGCGTCGGCACCCGAGACCGGGGCGCCGCCGGTCTCGTCCCTGAACACCGGAGCCCCGGACGCCGGAACGTCGAACACCGGAACGCGGGTGCTCAGCAGCGTCCCGTCCGGCGGCAATGTCGGCTCGATCGGTAGCGACGAGGAGAAGAAGCTGCTCGGGGCACTCCTCGGTGGTGATCCGTCGGCCGCCGCCGAGGTGCTGCTCGGTCCGGTGGCACGCGGGGCGTTGATCTCGGTTCTTCCGGACGACGAGGGCGGCCCGAGATGA
- a CDS encoding SDR family NAD(P)-dependent oxidoreductase → MPADNAGTATSRVAIVTGAASGIGRAIAGELAGRNHPVALLDRNGDAVRAAADELAGDGARVIGLDADVADRASVDAAVEKARAELGPISIIVTSAGIQESAPFGEITAESWQRALDVNLTGTFNTIQAALPDLLEAGWGRIVTISSSSAQSGAPDRAHYVASKGGVIALTKALAFELSPKGITANTIPPSIIDTPMARAEEQPGQLIDLDVLATMTPVRRTGTPHDVAAAAAFLCTDDAGFITGQAIGVNGGWYL, encoded by the coding sequence ATGCCCGCTGACAACGCAGGGACGGCAACGAGCCGGGTAGCAATCGTCACGGGGGCCGCGTCCGGCATCGGCCGGGCGATCGCCGGAGAACTCGCCGGACGCAACCACCCCGTGGCTCTGCTCGACCGCAACGGCGACGCAGTCCGAGCCGCAGCAGACGAACTGGCAGGCGACGGAGCTCGGGTGATCGGGCTCGACGCGGACGTCGCGGATCGGGCGAGTGTCGATGCGGCCGTCGAGAAGGCACGTGCCGAACTCGGGCCGATCTCGATCATCGTCACGAGTGCCGGTATCCAGGAGAGCGCACCGTTCGGTGAGATCACCGCGGAGTCGTGGCAGCGGGCCCTCGACGTCAATCTCACCGGCACGTTCAACACGATCCAGGCGGCACTTCCCGATCTCCTGGAGGCGGGGTGGGGTCGCATCGTGACGATCTCGTCGTCGAGTGCACAGTCCGGTGCGCCCGACCGCGCACACTATGTGGCGTCGAAGGGCGGGGTCATCGCGCTGACGAAAGCCCTCGCATTCGAACTGTCCCCGAAAGGCATCACCGCCAACACGATTCCTCCGTCGATCATCGATACCCCGATGGCGCGGGCCGAGGAACAACCCGGCCAGTTGATCGACCTGGACGTGCTGGCCACCATGACTCCGGTACGCCGAACCGGTACTCCCCACGACGTGGCCGCAGCCGCCGCGTTCCTGTGCACGGACGACGCCGGCTTCATCACCGGGCAGGCCATCGGTGTGAACGGTGGGTGGTACCTGTAG
- a CDS encoding helix-turn-helix domain-containing protein — MYRERPSGLPGVTLWRSEPSGARVGDTHVLPDGCTDLIRHADGFLVAGPDTTSQFSDLAARQPLTAVRFEPGVGPRFFGVDASELTDRRVPLDDLWPSRRVRLLAGRAEDDPVGALVGAVREAVDEHDPMVDLARALASGTAVTELAASLGWSDRTLRRRSARAYGYGPKMLSRVLRFRRAVARARAGDDFARVAAECGYSDQAHLAREVRALSGGTLGELVRRHPGSAANRSRVWPSGSSTLA, encoded by the coding sequence GTGTATCGCGAACGGCCGTCGGGCCTGCCCGGCGTCACGCTGTGGCGGTCCGAGCCGTCCGGTGCCCGCGTGGGCGATACCCACGTGCTGCCGGACGGATGCACGGACCTCATCCGGCACGCGGACGGCTTCCTCGTCGCCGGCCCCGACACGACGTCGCAGTTCTCCGACCTGGCGGCAAGGCAGCCGTTGACGGCGGTCCGCTTCGAACCGGGCGTGGGTCCGCGGTTCTTCGGCGTCGACGCGAGCGAGCTGACCGATCGGCGGGTTCCGCTCGACGACCTGTGGCCGTCCCGCCGTGTCCGACTCCTCGCGGGTCGCGCCGAGGACGATCCTGTCGGCGCACTGGTCGGCGCCGTCCGCGAGGCGGTCGACGAACACGATCCGATGGTCGACCTCGCGCGGGCACTGGCCTCCGGCACGGCCGTCACGGAACTCGCGGCGAGCCTCGGCTGGAGCGACAGAACGCTGCGCCGGCGCTCGGCCCGGGCCTACGGGTACGGACCGAAGATGTTGTCGCGGGTGCTGCGGTTCCGTCGGGCAGTCGCCCGCGCTCGAGCCGGCGACGACTTCGCCCGTGTCGCGGCGGAGTGTGGGTACAGCGACCAGGCGCATCTCGCCCGGGAGGTGCGTGCGCTCTCGGGCGGCACCCTCGGGGAACTGGTCCGGCGTCACCCCGGAAGTGCGGCGAACAGGTCGAGGGTGTGGCCGTCGGGGTCGAGCACGCTCGCGTAG
- a CDS encoding MCE family protein, which translates to MSYRKPLIGLVLFLLMSVAVTWPVVVTLQRNIHGDTAAYSAVFSDVSGLRVGDDVRMAGVRVGRIDTIELDGTVARVAFRIESGQTIHDDTEAAITYQNIIGQRYLGLSRGEGGSGEPVPQHWEIPLERTDPSFDISVLLNGFEPLFSVLDPEQVDRITSAIIAALQGDGGAVTALVAETSRLAESLAEPDRILGDIIVNLDAVIGDLATQSEDVDAVLTSARAIFSELSARQEETIGSLDSLSATVDRIAAMSREVQPDLHEMIVRQPGFTRHFLDNKDSFGYFGANLPGLLKGLARVSQEGSYLNTYLCNFNVTLIPEVGSIIPSVVSQVTPEGRITHSPVCTP; encoded by the coding sequence ATGAGCTACCGCAAGCCGCTGATCGGCCTCGTCCTGTTTCTGCTGATGTCCGTCGCGGTGACGTGGCCGGTGGTCGTCACGCTCCAACGCAACATCCACGGCGACACCGCCGCCTACAGCGCCGTCTTCAGCGACGTCTCGGGTCTGCGGGTGGGCGACGACGTCCGGATGGCCGGCGTGCGGGTGGGGCGCATCGACACGATCGAACTCGACGGGACGGTCGCGAGAGTGGCGTTCCGCATCGAGTCCGGGCAGACGATCCATGACGACACCGAAGCCGCGATCACCTACCAGAACATCATCGGCCAGCGATATCTGGGACTCTCGCGTGGTGAGGGAGGATCCGGTGAACCGGTTCCGCAGCACTGGGAGATCCCCCTCGAACGCACCGACCCGTCGTTCGACATCTCCGTTCTGCTCAACGGATTCGAGCCCCTGTTCAGCGTGCTCGACCCCGAACAGGTCGACCGCATCACGAGCGCGATCATCGCCGCGTTGCAGGGCGACGGTGGTGCCGTGACCGCCCTCGTCGCCGAAACCTCCCGCCTCGCAGAGTCGCTCGCCGAACCTGACCGGATCCTCGGTGACATCATCGTCAACCTCGATGCGGTCATCGGAGATCTCGCGACGCAGAGCGAGGACGTGGACGCCGTCCTGACCAGTGCGCGTGCGATCTTCTCCGAGCTGTCGGCGCGGCAGGAGGAGACGATCGGGTCGCTCGACTCCCTGTCGGCGACCGTCGACCGGATCGCGGCGATGAGCCGGGAGGTGCAACCCGACCTGCACGAGATGATCGTTCGGCAGCCGGGATTCACCCGGCACTTCCTCGACAACAAGGACAGCTTCGGATATTTCGGGGCGAACCTGCCGGGGCTGCTCAAGGGTCTCGCACGCGTCAGTCAGGAGGGCAGTTACCTGAACACCTACCTGTGCAATTTCAACGTCACCCTGATCCCCGAAGTCGGATCGATCATCCCCTCCGTGGTCTCCCAGGTCACGCCCGAAGGGCGGATCACGCACTCCCCGGTGTGCACGCCGTGA
- a CDS encoding MCE family protein: protein MKRKPTLEERNPLIIGTVAVVVIAVALVATVVVSRIGFSSVRYEAEFAQAARISAGDAVTIAGVQVGTVEGARLAGDHVVVAMDIDRDVELGSGTVASIKLTTLLGSRYLELQPAGPEPLAENRIPMENTVVPYDLQELLADATTTFEQVDAERLGETMTLLADELDGVPELLPQVLQNIESLSGTLADRRRQIGSILEATASITTIVRAQQDSLGVLVRDGHSMLAELENRRNLVQRLLDSTTRLVDSLHSVVVEDRTHIDAMIADLDEFLQTLANNDALLRNILQILPVPIRNFTNASGTGNEVDFTAPAGPMIDSWMCALVGHTDEPSLRDYLGECR from the coding sequence GTGAAGCGGAAGCCGACCCTCGAGGAACGGAATCCTCTGATCATCGGGACCGTGGCGGTCGTGGTGATCGCAGTCGCGCTGGTCGCCACCGTCGTCGTCTCGCGCATCGGATTCTCCTCCGTGCGGTACGAAGCCGAATTCGCGCAGGCGGCACGGATCAGCGCGGGCGACGCCGTGACGATCGCGGGTGTCCAGGTGGGAACCGTCGAAGGCGCACGACTCGCCGGGGACCATGTCGTGGTGGCGATGGACATCGACCGCGACGTCGAACTCGGATCCGGCACCGTGGCGTCGATCAAGCTCACCACCCTGCTCGGATCCCGCTATCTCGAACTGCAACCCGCAGGACCGGAACCGCTGGCCGAGAACCGGATCCCGATGGAGAACACCGTCGTACCCTACGACCTGCAGGAACTGCTCGCCGACGCGACGACCACCTTCGAACAGGTGGACGCCGAGCGGCTCGGGGAGACGATGACGCTTCTGGCGGACGAACTCGACGGTGTACCCGAACTTCTCCCGCAGGTTCTGCAGAACATCGAGAGCCTCTCCGGCACCCTGGCCGACCGCCGCCGGCAGATCGGTTCGATCCTGGAGGCAACCGCGTCGATCACGACCATCGTGCGCGCCCAGCAGGACAGTCTCGGTGTCCTCGTCCGCGACGGCCACAGCATGCTCGCCGAACTCGAGAACCGCCGCAATCTGGTTCAGCGCCTGCTCGACTCGACCACCCGGCTCGTCGATTCCCTGCATTCCGTCGTGGTGGAGGACCGGACCCATATCGATGCGATGATCGCGGATCTCGACGAGTTCCTGCAGACCCTCGCGAACAACGACGCGTTGCTCCGCAACATCCTCCAGATCTTGCCCGTGCCGATCCGGAACTTCACCAACGCATCGGGAACGGGCAACGAGGTCGACTTCACGGCGCCGGCCGGACCGATGATCGACTCGTGGATGTGCGCCCTCGTGGGGCACACCGACGAACCGAGCCTGCGCGATTATCTCGGGGAGTGCCGATGA
- a CDS encoding ABC transporter permease, with translation MASRYFPPGTRPLVVLATAQARSIQRLGHIVVFFLRAVAAIPTTLRHYRKEFLRILSDVTWGNGSLVVGGGTAGVIIVLGASAGAIVAIEGYNALHLLGLEPATGMVSSTATTRELAPIMASLAFAAQAGCRFTAQLGAMRISEEIDAMESLAIRSIPYLVTTRLLASVVAVVPLYLVCLTVNYVAVQSVIGLTGGVSAGTYSHYFSLVLNGTDIAYSLLKTVVFVVITTTIQCYYGFYAAGGPQGVGTAAGRAMRASISAMIVVNLLMTVALWGIGSGARLGG, from the coding sequence ATGGCGTCCCGGTACTTCCCGCCCGGCACCCGGCCCCTCGTCGTCCTCGCCACAGCACAGGCCCGTTCGATCCAGCGCCTCGGGCACATCGTGGTCTTCTTCCTGCGCGCCGTAGCCGCGATACCGACGACCCTGCGGCACTACCGGAAGGAGTTCCTGCGCATCCTCTCCGACGTCACCTGGGGCAACGGCTCGCTCGTCGTCGGCGGAGGCACGGCCGGGGTCATTATCGTCCTGGGTGCCTCGGCGGGCGCGATCGTCGCCATCGAGGGGTACAACGCGCTGCACCTGCTCGGCCTGGAACCCGCGACGGGAATGGTGTCCTCGACCGCCACGACCCGCGAACTCGCTCCCATCATGGCGTCGCTCGCGTTCGCCGCGCAGGCCGGATGCCGGTTCACCGCTCAGCTCGGTGCGATGCGCATCTCGGAGGAGATCGACGCCATGGAGTCGCTGGCGATCCGGTCGATCCCGTATCTCGTGACGACCCGCCTGCTCGCCTCGGTGGTCGCGGTGGTGCCCCTCTATCTCGTCTGCCTCACCGTGAACTACGTTGCCGTGCAATCGGTGATCGGGTTGACCGGGGGAGTGTCGGCCGGTACCTACAGCCATTACTTCTCCCTCGTGCTCAACGGCACCGACATCGCCTATTCGCTGCTCAAGACCGTCGTGTTCGTCGTCATCACCACCACCATCCAGTGCTACTACGGCTTCTACGCCGCCGGCGGCCCTCAGGGTGTGGGAACGGCGGCCGGCCGCGCCATGCGGGCGAGTATCTCGGCGATGATCGTCGTCAACCTCCTCATGACCGTCGCACTCTGGGGCATCGGTTCGGGCGCAAGGCTCGGAGGGTAG